The Aureispira anguillae genome contains a region encoding:
- a CDS encoding peptidase domain-containing ABC transporter encodes MYSVSKKIKQLLFPNKFPVFIQTDRFDCGPTCLRMLAKFYGKNLSMEHLRYKCKIGPDGVSAKNLIAAGEDLGFHIIPALIDFETLAVEAPLPCIVYWRDRHFVIVHKIKRNKVYVADPIYGLITYTKEEFVKAWQNNNRVDDSQGGMTILLEPTAKFYEQEDDKKPSGLNIILPYLNSHKKYLIQVFIGVFIGMIVQLIIPFVTQALVDKGINYGDLNFVYVLLLAQLVLFLSSSFLNIIRSWLLLYIGSRTSMLVTSDYLTKLLKKPVSFFDSKTPGDILQRINESKRLEDFLNEAPWQIFSYINALIFLVILAYYSLLILGIFIVGIIAYVWWVWFFMKKREELDFKRFDASSNINSTLIQTVNGIQEVKVNGAETRHTWSWEKNRVRYYKTAISTLKVGLFQSIGGDIINQLKNISITFAAALLVIQGQITLGTMLAIQYIVGQVNVPLWNLVGFFRLVQDAKLSVERFGEIDFINPEEKLLNEQNLLTLPKEAQDIVLENVNFSYEGDMGNLVLKDINLHIPKGKTTAIVGNSGGGKTTLIKLLLKLYLPTEGALRIGNTNLNHIDTNNWRALCGTVLQEGYIFSDNVTNNITESAPNDVINTDRLLEAVRVANIEELINSLPSGFNSMIGPAGSSGRTLSGGQRQRLLIARAVYKNPEFLFFDEATSALDANNERTIIDNLDEFCKGKTVVVIAHRLSTVKNADQIVVLDQGTIKEVGTHDELIDKRGSYYQLIKNQLELGN; translated from the coding sequence ATGTATTCCGTTTCAAAAAAGATAAAACAACTGTTATTTCCCAATAAATTTCCTGTATTTATACAAACAGATCGATTTGATTGTGGGCCAACTTGTCTAAGGATGTTAGCTAAGTTTTATGGAAAAAACTTAAGTATGGAACACCTTCGGTACAAATGCAAAATTGGTCCAGATGGGGTATCTGCCAAAAATCTAATTGCAGCAGGAGAAGATTTAGGCTTTCATATTATACCAGCTTTGATTGATTTTGAAACCTTAGCGGTAGAAGCGCCTTTGCCTTGTATTGTTTACTGGAGAGATCGGCACTTTGTCATTGTACATAAAATTAAGCGAAACAAAGTGTACGTAGCAGATCCTATTTATGGTCTGATTACCTATACCAAAGAAGAGTTTGTAAAAGCTTGGCAAAATAACAATAGAGTAGATGATAGCCAAGGAGGAATGACCATCTTATTGGAGCCTACTGCTAAGTTTTATGAGCAAGAAGATGATAAAAAGCCAAGTGGGCTGAATATTATTTTGCCTTACTTAAATAGCCATAAAAAGTACCTAATACAGGTTTTTATTGGCGTTTTTATTGGGATGATCGTACAACTGATTATACCTTTTGTTACGCAAGCATTGGTGGATAAGGGGATTAATTATGGCGATCTAAATTTTGTCTATGTTTTATTGTTAGCACAGCTAGTTCTTTTTCTAAGTTCTTCTTTCCTAAATATCATTAGAAGTTGGTTGCTTTTGTACATTGGTTCTAGAACAAGTATGTTAGTCACCTCCGATTATTTGACCAAATTGCTCAAAAAACCAGTTTCTTTTTTTGATAGCAAAACACCAGGCGATATTTTACAGCGTATTAATGAGTCCAAGCGTTTAGAAGATTTTTTGAATGAGGCACCTTGGCAGATATTTTCTTATATCAATGCCTTGATTTTTTTGGTCATTCTAGCTTATTATAGCCTCTTGATCTTAGGAATTTTTATTGTGGGAATCATCGCCTATGTTTGGTGGGTTTGGTTTTTTATGAAAAAACGGGAAGAACTAGATTTTAAACGTTTTGATGCTTCTTCTAATATCAATTCTACCCTCATTCAGACTGTTAATGGGATACAAGAAGTAAAAGTAAATGGAGCCGAGACCAGACATACTTGGAGTTGGGAAAAGAATCGGGTACGTTATTATAAAACGGCTATTTCTACCCTCAAAGTGGGGCTGTTTCAATCTATAGGGGGCGATATTATCAATCAACTCAAAAACATTTCTATTACTTTTGCGGCTGCTTTATTGGTGATTCAGGGGCAGATTACACTGGGAACCATGTTGGCGATACAGTATATTGTTGGGCAGGTAAATGTTCCTCTGTGGAATTTGGTGGGTTTTTTTAGGTTGGTTCAGGATGCTAAATTAAGTGTTGAGCGTTTTGGCGAAATAGACTTTATTAATCCTGAAGAAAAATTATTGAACGAGCAAAACTTACTGACTTTGCCAAAGGAGGCGCAAGATATTGTGCTTGAAAATGTCAACTTCTCTTATGAAGGAGATATGGGGAACTTAGTATTAAAAGATATTAACCTACATATACCCAAAGGAAAGACAACGGCTATTGTTGGCAATAGTGGTGGTGGAAAGACGACCTTAATTAAGTTGTTGCTAAAATTATACTTGCCAACAGAAGGCGCTTTGAGGATAGGCAATACCAACCTTAACCATATTGATACCAACAATTGGAGGGCTTTGTGTGGCACCGTTTTACAAGAAGGGTATATTTTTTCAGATAATGTAACGAATAATATTACAGAATCCGCACCCAATGATGTGATCAATACAGATCGACTGCTAGAAGCGGTAAGGGTGGCGAACATCGAAGAACTGATTAATAGCTTGCCTTCGGGATTTAATTCAATGATTGGTCCTGCTGGGTCTAGTGGGCGTACATTGAGTGGTGGACAGCGACAGCGGCTTTTGATTGCAAGAGCGGTGTATAAAAATCCAGAATTTTTATTTTTTGATGAGGCTACTAGTGCTTTGGATGCCAATAATGAGCGAACTATTATTGATAATTTGGATGAGTTTTGTAAAGGGAAGACGGTAGTGGTTATTGCGCATAGGCTGAGTACGGTCAAAAACGCAGATCAAATTGTAGTCTTGGATCAGGGAACCATCAAAGAGGTTGGAACACATGATGAACTAATTGACAAAAGAGGATCTTATTATCAACTTATAAAAAATCAACTAGAACTTGGCAATTGA